The nucleotide window TAATTAGGAGAAGTTGAGGCTGGTCGTCGAAGGAACAGAAACTCAAAACAGACAGGTTGGAACCTGCTCTCTGTGTGACGTTCTTCTCTGGTGCAGCGGCTGCGGGGTCCATCCACCTGTCCAGATCCTGGACGTCTACAGAAGTGGCAGTGAGTCTCGTACCTGTGCATGGCCTCCAGGACGTGTCCAGCGCGGCGGTGACCccggtcagcagcagcagccagcagGCCGGCGGCGTGGCCCGCCGCGGCCCCGCACCATTCATACGCAGCTCCAGCCTCGCCGAGACCCCGCCCACGTCACATCCCACGGGGCCACTTCAGCAAGACCCCCGGCTCCCTGACCCATCACCTGGAGAAGCCCAGGAGCTCCGGTGAAGGGGAGGAGAGCATGTCCAGATCTTCGCCCATCCGTCGGGTGATGATGACATCATCACAACAAGAAGAACCCACTTGAACCCAGATCTGTATCTTCTTCAGCGGGTAAGAAAGGCGATCTTCTCCTCAGCGGTGGCCTCCTCGTACCTGCCCGCACGAGCGTGTGCGTGTGACAGAGGCCTCACCTGGGCGAGGGATGGAGGTATTTACATGAGAATAAATCAGAGGCGGGAGGGGCCGGCCTGACAGAGGTGATCGAGGGGCGGAGTCTGGGAGCAGCGGAGAGACGAGGAGAAGAAAGACGCACGGAGACGGAGTGCGTTTGATAGATGGGCCTCTTTGAGGACGGAGAGGAAATCCCCACCATCGGCAGAGACGGGCGGTGTTGGGCCCCGATGGGGTTTAGTAAAGGAGCGGCTGACCGCGCCCCACGCGAGGCTTTAATATCGTACGGAGACGCCAAAAATTCCTAATCagttatgtattttaattaaaaaacctCTCCAGAGTTTTAAATATTCTGCAGCAACAGGAACCTTTTAATCACCTCAGGCACTTAATGTCGAACGTATGTACAGACGTTTGGATCGATCGGAGGTAATATTCTAATCAACTGAAATACTGTATTTCTAATTGTCATCAAGACGAATatacatgttgaaaatgtacaAAGGAGCCGTGAAATGACCCATAAAAATACCGATAAAAGATGGATCATCTTCACATCAGCTGCAGGAGCTCAAATGTCCAAGTCTAATTAGAAGATttggtgcagtgtgtgtaaaaaaggaagggatggagggatagaagaaagaaaaatataagaaaATGAAAACCCACCCATGTTACTGCCgctcattttttaatataaaataaaaaatctgccaAACTATCCAGCACTTTGAGTCTGTGCCGTCATGGACCCTGTAGTTCCAAAAAAAATTTGGTCCAATTCTTATTCCCCTGGGTTCTTAGCAGAGAGGAGTATTCCTGAGAGTGGAGGACACTTAATTCCCAAAGTCTGAAATGGCGGGACAAAGGGACCAGGGTCAGCACACGTGGGATCCACTGGGAATTTTTATAAGAACGGTGTTGAAGCCAGAATGGAGATCTATCTTCTTTTtataacacactggcctatgaaccagaaggcccaggttcaaacccccacttactaccatcgtgtccctgagcaagacacttaaccctgagtgtctccagggggggactgtccctgtcactactgattgtaagtcgctctggataaggacgtctggtaaatggcgtaaatgtagaTGCGACTGTTCCGAGCGAGAAAGGAGAATGAAGACAGTGAACAGCGTGACCCGTGTCTGCGCATCTCTTTGATACGTCCCCGTTTCATCATCACCGGGCTGCGGAATCCAGACGCGTGTTCAGACACGTCCCTCAAAAAAAAAGCCGTCAACAGGCGCGCCGCACGCGAGGAACCTGGCTTCTTACACCAGCCCTGTCCCTCCACCTCTCTGGAGGCCACCCGGCCATCAAGCCAGACGGCAGGCTCAGAGCTGGACCTGCAGGGTCCACCATGTGCACGTACGGCACTGTCTACGTTACCGTATCGGACTGAGTCGTGCATGTTATCGCTGGTTGCACTTTATGGACCATGTTGACCCGAATatgagaaaattaagaaaattggACTCCATATTGACTCagttttggtcttttttttaaggttatTGATGACACGGCTGTCGGTGATAAATGAGACGGTGATGAGAGCAATACGGCTCTTTTCCTCCAGCCCCCCAGGGCCAGGGACGAGGCAGTGGGCTCTGATGAGGGCTAAAGTGTGGGGTAATGGCGGGGCGGCGACGCCCGTGGCCTGTAATAAAGGCCGAGCTCCAGTCGGCCCCTAGTCATTACACGGGGAACTGGCCCTCGCTCTGAGTGGCGACGGGAGCGAGACTCACCTTCTCATTACGACCGAAGATCCTCTCGGCGTCTTCAAACTGTGACATCACCGCTAAATGCCGAGTTCCGTGGTTGAGAAGGTACCTACATTACGTACACCTTTCAGGTGTTTTTACGTTAAAAATCGTTATTTTTATGAACATATGTACAGCCTTCTTATTCCAGTTTCCGTTCAATTGAGGGGTCAGAACTAGAACTGTCACCATGTAgaatggattttattttattttctcaccTTTAATGTTGATTCAGACTCAATACATTCATTAGATATGAAGTGAAGTTTccagtttttttctcattagttTTAAGGTCTATGAGGTCCAGTGAGATCCAGTCGGCCTTACAAAACGAGGTTACATCAGAGTCTCTCACAGTCTCTGAAGTGCAGAACCTGGGAACTTTTGCCACCCCTGGACTAGACAGAGGTCCGACAAACAAAGCCCAGAACCCCCAGAATTCCCTGGGAATTACACACGCCCGTTCCCTGTCGACGCCCCCATTGTAGCTTGTGTCCCTTTTAAGTGTCCCCTGTGTCCCGACATTCAGTAGCGCAGTCATTTGATCTGGTGGGTGAGGTGCAGAGACAGAACGCCGCGTTCGTACCCCAACAACTAAGAAGTGGAGTTAGCCGAACGTCCAATATGCTGATGGGATTTTGGTGAAAGTCAGTTTCCTGCCTTCAGGGTAGCGAGATACAAATCGGATCTCTGGCCCAAAGTAGCGTGTCGGGCGAAGATCAAGGAGCCgcaggccaccactgaaacCAGAGCGATGCTATCACTGGCCTGGTGCTCTGCCAGGAACAGAAGCTCCTCTGCGATAAAGACCTCCAGGTCCCGTTGGTGTTGTGAGATAACGCCGCAGAAGCAGGAAGTGGTGGCGGCTCGGCGCGTCAGAACAGCTGGAGGTCGCGGAGGTCGCGTTAGATGGAGCGGGACCGACCGGTAACAGTAACTAAGTGGGCACTGGGCGGCTGAAGATAAGGGCAGAATGGTGAGGGTGTGAGGGAGCCTCGGGGTGAAAGTAATCTCAGTGATAAGAGAGAAACGAAGAGAGAAATTTCTCAAAAGAAGTAAACATGCACCTGATAATGGAAATATACATTGTGCCAGGAAGCCATTCTTAGACGTCTTGTGAACTTCTGACATTCAGTGTGCTAAGCTGATGTGATCTTGCACTCATGCAATGTCTGTCTCTTCAACCTCTgtactaggtggtatagagggtggtagtagcctagtgggtaactaggtggtatagagggcggtagtagcctagtgggtaactaggtagtattgagggcagtagtagcctagtgggtaactaggtagtatacagggtagtagtagcctagtgggtaactaggtggtatagagggcggtagtagcctagtgggtaactaggtagtatagaaaacgatagtagcctagtgggtaactaggtagtatacagggtagtagtagcctagtgggtaactaggtggtatagagggcggtagtagcctagtgggtaactaggtaatatagagggtggtagtagcctagtgggtaactaggtggtatagagggcggtagtggcctagtaggtaactaggtggtatagagggtggtagtagcctagcgggtaactaggtagtatagaaaacgatagtagcctagtgggtaactaggtagtatagagggtggtagtagcctagtgggtaactaggtggtatagagggtggtagtagcctagtgggtaactaggtagtattgAGGGcagtagtagtctagtgggtaactaggtggtatagagggcggtagtagcctagagggtaactaggtagtatagcgtgtgacagtagcctagtgggtaactgtgcgcgttatttacatttacagcatttatcagacgcccttatccagagcaacttacaatcagtagttacagggacagtccccccctggagacactcagggttaagtgtcctgctcagggacacaatggtagtaagcgggatttgaacctgggtcttctggttcatagacgagtgtgttacccactaggctactaccaccctgttatgTGTTATGCTTAATCTTCACCATGAATTTGAACTGTAGAGGTTTCAGAAGTGCAAATTTTACTGAGATGGCATCAGACACCGGGAGAAGTCGGCCCGTGAACATGAAAGCTGATCAGCTGCATGTATTGTGTAACACCATCGCTGGGAACGCCCTGCCACTCACCTTTAATGTGTGTCAATATCCTGCCGGCCCCTTGATGTGGGCACCCGGCCGGCCTACACCTGCTGCCATGAAAGCGCACTTTCATCTGCGGAGCGCCTCCATCACGAGGCCATTGTCGGCTGGCATCAGATAAGTGGGTGGGGGCCGGGCAGGGTGGGAGTGGCCAGGCAGGGGCGGAGCTCGTTCATAAAGGACGTTGTCTCGGCCGCGGTGCTTCTGTAAACAGGCCTTTAGAGAGGAAATGGCGGCCCTTTTGGCTCCAGTTTGGTTGCTCAGCTGCGGCTTCAGTGGCCCTCTCAGGTCGTCTGGATCAAATAGTTTTCCAGTCGAGCCGACCAATGAAACCACAGCAGGGTGTGTAGCCCAGAAACAACACAACGTAGAACATGGGGAAGAGAAGCCAGACTCCCTGTAACACCCCGCCCGCCTTGTTTATCGTCTAGTCCTCCTCCGCGGCGAGCTAAACGCGCCGTTCttctccagcctcgtcttttcatCAGAAACGTGCAGCGTAGAGAGAATCCGCCATTGTGGTACGTGGGACATGTTTGGGACTGAAGGTCAGATGTAGCTCCAGTGACCAGACTCAGCACTTTCTTTTCTGAAGGGAACCCTGCACGCTTCCAGCAGTGGAAGAGATGACAGTTTTCCCAATCGAGCTGGCCAAGCATCGCGTGGAACCCTGGAAAAGGGCGTAACAACTGACATACTCCGGCCTGGAAAAATGCTGTTCCAATTGCAGTTTTGATTAAAGGGACGCAACTTTCGTATTTGCCCATTTTATATGGATAAAGGAACAATCATCGTTTGTATCCGACGAACACCACGCACACCGTGAAATCTCATGTGCTCAGCGACGTCCAGAAAAtgtggtgttagtagcctagtgggtaacacactcacccatgaaccagaagacccaggttcaaaccccacttactaccatcgtgtccctgagcaggacacttaaccctgagtgtctccagggggggactgttcctgtaactactgattctaagtcgctctggttaagggcgtctggtaaacgctgtaaatgtaaaatgtaaatgtaaaaatgtgatttgcGATAGAAAAAGGAGCGTGGCGTGTGCAGGAGGATGAGAGCGAGGCCTGAAGATGCGCCACGAGCCAGGCCGTTTGATGTGTCTGAGCCACGTTGCGTTATCGCTCTCAACATCAAACGCGAGCTGGAGCTTTAATCACGGCtgtaatatttcatttctgtCACATATCGTTCAGTTGCACCGTGACTCCGGAGATGTTCCTTCATTTGCACGGATTTCCGCTCAAGCGCGGCTAAAAGCAACGGCCGCTAACGGAGCCCAGAGCGGCCTTTTCCCGCGCCGCCGTGACAGGAGGTGGCCTGCAGCGCGCCCCCACCGACCCTCGGCGCTCCTGTCGGGACAGGAGCCGGGACGGTTGGGATTTTCGGGATTACGCGCCAGGGTTTCCCCTCCAACAGCAGCACAAGCGGAGATACGAGACGTTTGATTCCGAGATTATTCGACAACGGGAAGAATTCCCGACGAAGCGACATCCAATAGTTTGGCGCTGCGCGTCTGTTTGCCGTATTTACCGGATTTACAGGAAGACTCTGAGGGCCGAGTTCATTAGAACCCGCTGAACCGCCAACGCTGTTCTCCGTGTAACGGGTCGCTAACAAATTAAAACCTCCCGCTCAACGTCATTTCCAGCCAACGAGTTTATTCAATAAATTCTCTTGGACTTATTCATGGGTTCAtaggggtggtggtagtagcctagcgggtaacacactcgcctatgaaccagaagacccaggttcaaatcccacttactaccatcgtgtccctgagcaggacacttaaccctgagttgctccagggggggactgtccctgtaactactgactgcaagtcgctctggataagggcgtctggtaaatgcggtaaatgtaatattacgtaatattacacattattaCTGCCAGTTACATACGGCATGGCGGTAATGAGGTGACAGCAGCGGCGATGTCACATGTTCACGACTAAACTAATTTAATGGTGCTAGAAGAGGTTAGACTGCGaactcagacgcccttatccagtgctccatagtcagtagtgacggggacagtccccccctggagacactcagggttaagtgtcctgctcagggacaccatggtagtaagtgcagtTATTCTGGCCGTTCAGGTGCCACCTTGAAGGGTTGAGGACCATGTTCTGCTGCTGGCCGCCATTTCCAAACGACCACGAGCTCCTGACGGGacggaagaagctcctcctcctcgccgccGCACCGCCAACCAGCCACGGCCTGAGGCTGGATCGGGGCAGCCGGGCTTCACCCAAAACCAGACGGCAGGTGGGGGGAATTTCCCCAACGAGAATACACCCCCAACCGCAGGTCCCGTCCGGGGCCCTCGGGCTCAGCCGAGTAAACATGTAGTAAAGTTACACATCACCACACCACGCTCGGGACGTCGCGGCGGGCGACTTTCCCAGAAGGCAATGCTTCCACCTAGAGGGAGTTCAGAGTCGTAACGTTTCGATACTTAAATGTTCCACTGGTGCGGGACACCATAAAACGAGAGACGGGTCTCAATTCATTGAGACAAATAAAGAGACCGGAGCCGCAGACAGAGTACCAAACTATATTTATTGTATACAGTAGTAAAGGACGACTGATAAATGTACAAATCAGAAGAGAAAACGAAAACCAGGAAGGAAAACTTGCGTTGAGCTTCTTTCGAAAAGGAGGACAGGAATGAAACGAACGGAGGGACCTTTTTACTCAAAAACCAAGAAAAGGAgaattttaaaaaggggaggagcaaTAACAGGTTAAAACTGCCAGAAACAGATCCTACTCGATCACAGCGGTTCTACGGACGCGGTGAGGAGGACGGGGTAGGGGGGGGGTTTGGTAACGGGACGCACGGGATGATAAAATGGAGACGCGCTTGGACCGTGTCAACCAGAAAAGAAAATATCCGGGTTAGCATATTTCAAACCAATTACAGCACGCAGGGACGTGACGTCCCACGCGCCCCCCCAGGACAGACGAGTCCCTTTAACCAGCACCCGCCCTTCGTGGCGGCACTGCATGACCCTGGGGACGCGCGGCGCGTGGGCAAAgcccgtttaaaaaaaaaaaaaaaaaaaaaaacaccttccgTATACATCCCTGCTCACACAGTTCaatgattacaaaaaaattataatattataataataataataggcgAACAATAAATGGTAAAAAACGTGTAGACGCAGGCGGCTTTGTTGCATCTCGCCACAGAACCAGGGAActggattgggggggggggtgtaatgaATTggattaaagaaataaaaaaaaaaaaaaaaaagaatcctggTCAAAGCCAATTTTCTGAAATCTAAATGACATGCGCCCCCCAACGCAGCACCTGAGTCGCCGTGGAGACGCAACGGAGCCAATCAGAGCTCTCTAGGAGGCGGGCGGGCGGAGGCGTGCCGGGGAGTCGGCCTTTAGCACGTCCCGCCGGTCTGTTGCTGGAAAACGTCGATAGTGTCCTCGTCCTCCATCTCCAGCTGGACGCACAAGTGAATTAAAAGTTAATACAAATCAGCAGCCATACCgacaaaaactacatttaaacttatttttaatAAGTCCCACGGACGCAGCGCTGCTTCGCTCACCTGTGCTGGCGTGTCCGTCTCGTTGATCGGCTGTCCGTCAAACCTGAACCTAATCTGCCTGATCGAAAGGCCCTGAAAACAGAGGCGTGGGGATTTACTGATGACTAAAACTGAGAGTGAGGCATTGACGTCTAACGTCGGGACGTTCTGAGGATGAATGGTGATGGGAGTGTCAGAttcagatgagtgtgtgtgtgtgtgtgtgtgtgtgtgtatacatatatgtgtcaGAATCTGGGCATCACCACACGACTCCGGAGGCAGAGGACATCCTCACCTGTCGCTCGCAGTAGGCCTTCATGAGTTTGCTGAGGGGCGTGTGCCTTTTGATTTTAAACTGAACCACCGAACCGTCTTGACCCGCGACCTTTAAGTTAATGTGATCATTTTCAGTCTTCACACCTTcctaaaaaaatacaaaatacaaaaaagcacattgtaaaagtacataaaaaaagattcaaaacTACAGCTCACATGATAATGTTCAacgttttgtgttttaaatgcacATACAGGTAGTCCAGGTAGGTCTgagccattacatttacagcatttatcagacgcccttacagtcagtagttacagggacagtccccccctggacaaactcagggttaagtgtcctgctcagggacacgatggtagtaagtggggtttgaacctgggtctcctggtccataggcgagtgtgttacgcactagggTACTAGCACCCTAAACAAATGCTTCAGTTtgtaaatacaaaatgcaacttCACATCTTCAATAACGAAACACGTCATTGTCGACGACAAGCTGATtcacaggggtggtagtagcctagcgggtaacacactcgcctatgaaccagaagacccaggttcaaacaccacttactaccatcgtgtccctgagcaagacacttaaccctgagtgtctccagggggagactgtccctgtaactactgactgtaagtcgctctggataagggcgcctggtaaatgctgtaaatgtaaaataccgCTATCAATCAACGCGACTTATCGCGATACGTACGGCCGGAAATATCGCGATATTTTAGGCCATGTCGCCCAGCCCGGCAGCTAGTCTGGAATTAGCATCGTGCTAACCCGGACCCCCGCGGCTCATTCATTTCGTGGTTAAACTTCCCGGACGAACCGCGAGTGCGATTCCGGCACCAAGCGTCTAATCTGGAGAATAAttaaacaaagtaaaaacaaatacaaatatacagtcATATAGATCGATATATAGATATGAAAAAGGACGCGCGTAAACCAGCGCGGCCGCGGTGGACGGTGGCGCTACCCGCTTGCGGCCGGAAAGCGGCGAGTCGGAGCGCCGGAGCGCCTACAGAGCCGCCGAACAGCCGCCGACGGCCGGATCCACGCACGGTCGGCCCGGTTCCGCCGGCTCGGAACCGAACGGGCGCAGGCGGCCGCCGCACGGTAACGAGGTGAATAAAAAGGCCGCCTCACCTTCGGCTTCTCCTCGGACATGATGGCGGGATGGATGGACGGGCTGCGGGCTTTTTGTTTAGTCGGAATCggatgttgtgtttttttttttttttgttttttttgcgcCGCTCCGTCCGCTCCGCTTTTACCGAGGAACGCGCACAGGCAGCCCGGCGCTGATTGGCCGCCGCGCCGTCACGTGGTCCGTTTTTGCGGGAGTTCCGCGGTACCGGCGGGGGGGGCGGGCGAGTTTAAAGGGCCCCGTCGATTCAGCGAAGCTAATGACAAACgcatttataaaatatacatttcccACCAGGAGccacccatatatatatatatatatatatatatatatatatatatatatatatatatatatatatatatatatatatatatatatatatatatatatatctatatatatatatatatatatatatatatatatatatatatatatatatatatatagatatatagatagatagatagattataATACAACAGTATTTGAAGTTTGTGGGTTTAAGCTTTTTAAACACTATAAACCCCTATAAAACTGGAACAGTGCAATGGGCGGTTGGGTAATGCTTTGCAAAATAACCAGAAACCTTATAATTTTATGCACATGCacatgtaaaagtgtaaaactcACAAACAatcctgattaaaaagtgaaagtggttaTAATGTTGACACGTAGAAatccaaggtggcactgaggtccccttgatgaaggtccccacacactgctccagttaaatacagagggcacgttttaccgtgtcaccgtgtgctgtgctgcagtgtcttcacttcacttgcaaaATTGTATATCtgctcagagtctctttctctacacatgtgtcattgtttcataaaaatgagcaaattctgcaataaatgctttaaataaatcaatatttgggGGGGTGTTGCGTTAACCAAATTGCTTACAGCTCAGCTAAACAGTGGTTTGTATTGGTGGATacatttgcacagtactgtatgtctctgcatttaaaaaaactaatgaaagtgaagtgattgtcattgtgagacactgcagcacagtacacggtgacattGTGAAACGCCACCACTATAttgtaatatacagtacaggccaaaagtctggacaccatctcattcaatgtggaTTTTAAGTGAAGTCAGTACTAATCCCAACAGCATTAACTAGAGGACCGCCTTACAACGTGAATGAAGGGCCATTCTCCTCCAGCACCCTTACGCCGAGGAACAGGAGCGGTAGTATTCTGGCGGGCCAGGCACTCGCCTATTTACTACCAACGCgtccctgggtgtctccagggggactgtccctgtcactgctgactgGATAAGGACAGGGTAAAAGTAAATGCACAGCAGACACGTGTTCAGTGGATACAAACACTTTAATAAAAAGCTTAACTAATCAGAAGGTGCGTTACAATACAAAttattttcactgtgtgaaatATGCCAAAAACTCACAAACAGCCAAAATAAGGGCAACAGTAAATGCTCTTTGATTATTAGGAAATATAGGCACGTTAGTGTAATTTTAACATTCAATAAAGTCAGTATGCAACAATTTTCTTAAAACGATTCTTCCAATTTATTGAATATTATATCATACAAGCTTGATCCAACTTCTCTAATATAATGCTGAATTTATGGAGTGTTTATTCTCTGTGTTCGGACTAAATGTGCAGCACATGTGTCTGAATTCCATCCGGTCTCTTTTAAGATGGAAAACACAGAGTACGAATACCCCTTCCGGCCTGACCCGTCCGGCTCTCGCGTTAAACCTGCACCCGAGCACATAAATGGCCGGTCTAATCAAATGGGCGATTCGCAATTTAAAAAGTTTCACTTTGCTCAGCTCAACATTTGGAGTAAAGTGAAAGGAAAGTAAAATCTCGGATTTAATGGAGTGCAAAAGGTCCAGTATGAcctgtttttacatttctgcaccGAGGGCAACTCTGAGAGGCGCGCCGATATATCTTATCATAACTTAAAAACAATTCAGACAGGAATAAAACCCCCTGTAATCCCTGAATTCTGGTGCTGGAGCCCAGAGAGGAAACCGaacgggcggggcggggcggagtGGCATCAGTTGTTTTCGAACCTGGAATAAGGGTTTTCCTTAGAAAGGCCTGTGGTGGAACAAAACGGGAAAGGCCGTCTCACTTCCACATGCACAGTAAATTCCAAGTTCATTTGAACTCAACTCCAGCGGCGATCAGAAATTCAGACTCACCGTATTTCTTTCTAATTTCGTCATGCCGCGCGCGCATCTCCACTTTCCTGCAAAGATTTAACGCAGAAAGCGACATTTTGAAAAACAGCAATATTGCGTAGATTCCTTACCTAAAAATGTGCACTGATCTTCAACACAAAATTGACATAAAGTATTAATTACAGAATTTACTCATTTgtatgaaacaatgacatgatttGTGTAGCGAAAGAGATTCTGAGCTGCAATGCAATATTGTTCTCCACCTGTAGACATCTCGACATATCAACATTATTACCGttttcactatatatatatatatatatatatatatatacacacacacacacacacacacacacttcaggccaaacgtctggacaccttctcattcaatgtgttttctttattttcatgaccatttacgttggtagattctcactgaaggcatcaaaactatgaatgaacacatgtggagttctgtacttaacaaaaaaaggtgaaataactgaaaacatgttttatattctagtttctttgctctgattactgctttacacactcttggcattctctcgatgagcttcaagaggtcgtcacctgaaatgcttctccaacagtcttgaaggagttcccagaggtgtttagcacttgttggggtccagctc belongs to Denticeps clupeoides chromosome 9, fDenClu1.1, whole genome shotgun sequence and includes:
- the sumo3b gene encoding small ubiquitin-related modifier 3, with product MSEEKPKEGVKTENDHINLKVAGQDGSVVQFKIKRHTPLSKLMKAYCERQGLSIRQIRFRFDGQPINETDTPAQLEMEDEDTIDVFQQQTGGTC